A DNA window from Jaculus jaculus isolate mJacJac1 chromosome 1, mJacJac1.mat.Y.cur, whole genome shotgun sequence contains the following coding sequences:
- the Tor4a gene encoding torsin-4A, producing MDRGETSLEPHAAAPRCKGPCMIAPVRAVLRLRRRVCVLRKRRLLQPGAGADAGSGAARPSGSPGALRPDLHQPKFFTFDGLAELSSRTPRKRRRRSRVVLYPETSRKYRPRGEHRSRAQRCLLLLVAIVGFQILNAIENLDDNAQRYDLDGLEKALQRAVFGQPAAVSHIMTLLRDYLATHVHSRPLLLALHGPSGVGKSHVGRLLARHFRSVLEDDALVLQYHAGHHCPDPRAAQDCREELRRRVADVVSQAEEEEKTPLLVLDEAELLPSAMLDELYGLLQPQLSHHFHNAIYVLLSGAGGAEITHYVLQNASRTLLPRSGDSARSPQAPAEEELRSRLQTLLVQEHPLWQAAAIVPFLLLDKPDVVNCFREEMAGEGFFPEQALAERLAEQLSYYHVAGHEFATTGCKQVVAKVNVLQHRSAHTGY from the coding sequence ATGGACCGCGGCGAGACTAGCCTGGAGCCTCACGCCGCGGCCCCTCGCTGCAAAGGGCCATGCATGATCGCGCCCGTGCGCGCGGTGCTCCGCCTGCGCCGCCGCGTGTGCGTCCTCCGCAAACGACGCCTCCTGCAGCCAGGCGCCGGGGCTGACGCTGGGAGCGGGGCGGCCAGGCCAAGCGGCAGTCCTGGGGCGCTGCGCCCAGACCTGCACCAGCCCAAATTCTTCACCTTCGATGGCCTGGCGGAGCTGTCGTCCAGGACGCCGCGCAAGAGGCGCAGGCGGAGCCGCGTAGTGCTCTACCCCGAGACTTCACGCAAGTACCGACCCCGCGGAGAACACCGAAGCCGGGCGCAGCGTTGCCTGCTGCTACTTGTGGCCATCGTGGGGTTCCAGATACTCAACGCCATCGAGAACCTGGACGATAACGCGCAACGTTACGACCTGGACGGCCTGGAAAAGGCGCTGCAGCGCGCGGTGTTTGGCCAGCCGGCCGCCGTGAGCCACATCATGACACTGCTGCGGGACTACCTGGCCACGCACGTGCACAGTCGCCCGCTCCTCCTGGCGCTGCACGGGCCCAGTGGCGTGGGCAAGAGCCACGTTGGCCGCTTGCTGGCACGCCACTTCCGCTCGGTCCTCGAGGACGACGCGTTGGTGCTGCAGTACCACGCAGGGCATCACTGCCCGGACCCACGCGCTGCGCAGGACTGCCGAGAGGAGCTGAGGCGGCGCGTGGCGGACGTGGTGTCGCAGgccgaggaggaggagaagacccCTCTCTTGGTGCTGGATGAGGCTGAGCTCCTGCCTTCTGCCATGCTGGATGAGCTGTACGGCCTTCTGCAGCCGCAGCTCTCACACCATTTCCACAACGCCATCTACGTGCTCCTCAGTGGCGCGGGAGGCGCGGAGATCACACATTATGTCCTGCAGAACGCATCACGCACGCTGCTCCCGCGCTCTGGGGACAGTGCACGCAGCCCCCAGGCCCCCGCGGAGGAGGAGCTGCGCAGCCGCCTTCAAACACTGCTGGTCCAAGAGCACCCGCTGTGGCAGGCCGCTGCCATCGTGCCCTTCCTGCTGCTGgataagccagacgtggtgaaCTGCTTCCGTGAGGAGATGGCCGGGGAGGGTTTTTTTCCTGAGCAGGCCCTCGCGGAGCGTCTGGCAGAGCAGCTCAGCTACTACCACGTTGCTGGCCACGAATTTGCCACCACTGGCTGCAAGCAGGTGGTAGCCAAGGTCAACGTGTTGCAGCACAGGTCTGCACACACTGGATACTAA